Proteins from a genomic interval of Trichoderma breve strain T069 chromosome 2, whole genome shotgun sequence:
- a CDS encoding MSP (Major sperm protein) domain-containing protein, whose amino-acid sequence MSVEIEPVELSFRRPFTVEVAQILKIKNPSSSPLAFKVKTTAPKQYCVRPNAGRIEPGQDFDVTVLLQAMKADPPLDAKCRDKFLVQSAPITPDKEFASIASVLETTEKSAIYERKIRVNWLPAGDSPDHGPTAVATPSKPTAVNGAYDTPDAPRSYSSPSADDASNAAPPPYANDDREDDDSRPQTAKSAASKTAAVSSVLAGSEDYKAKIAQLEAELANYKNGGLRQRNVKGSSETEKSSGGALAQQTKQGVEGVPVKIVAILCLVSFLLAYVFF is encoded by the exons ATGTCGGTCGAGATTGAGCCTGTTGAGCTGTCCTTTCGGC GGCCCTTCACCGTCGAGGTCGCGCAGATcctcaagatcaagaacCCAAGCTCATCGCCTTTGGCATTCAAG GTGAAAACGACGGCTCCCAAGCA GTACTGCGTTCGACCAAATGCGGGCCGTATTGAGCCTGGCCAGGATTTCGATGTTACGG TCCTTCTGCAGGCGATGAAGGCCGATCCCCCGCTGGATGCAAAGTGCAGGGACAAGTTTCTCGTCCAGTCGGCCCCCATTACTCCAGACAAGGAATTCGCCAGCATTGCTTCAGTG CTCGAGACCACGGAAAAGTCTGCTATCTACGAACGAAAGATCCGAGTCAACTGGCTACCCGCAGGTGACAGCCCTGACCATGGTCCCACCGCCGTCGCGACGCCTAGCAAGCCTACCGCGGTGAATGGA GCATACGATACTCCCGATGCGCCTCGATCCTACTCCTCTCCAAGTGCTGACGACGCCTCAAACGCCGCACCTCCTCCCTATGCCAATGACGATagggaggatgatgattccAGACCGCAGACCGCCAAGTCGGCCGCCTCCAAGACTGCCGCCGTCAGCTCAGTCCTAGCGGGATCAGAAGACtacaaggccaagattgccCAGCTGGAAGCTGAATTGGCAAACTACAAGAATGGCGGCCTCCGACAACGCAATGTTAAGGGCAGTTCcgagacggagaagagctCAGGCGGAGCTCTTGCTCAGCAAACCAAGCAAGGTGTCGAGGGTGTGCCTGTCAAGATTGTGGCCATCTTGTGTCTCGTCAGCTTCCTGCTTGCCTACGTCTTCTTCTAA
- a CDS encoding fatty acid desaturase domain-containing protein encodes MARSAATTATKEAKPQAAAAAPAPADGDNNKLHEFFWTYTEEPHRTRRLAIIKAHPEVLKLCGPEPLTKYVVAGVVGLQIVLAYLLRSTPFWSWKFWAVAYVFGATANQNLFLAIHEISHNLAFRSPLANRLIAIFANLPIGIPYSASFRPYHLTHHKSLGVDGLDTDLPTALEAFVLDSIFGKAFFCTFQIFFYAIRPMAVYRIPMTWIHLLNVVTQIAFDVLLFRFASPNALLYLLLSSFLAGSLHPLAGHFIAEHYVYETVTPTQRNPDNKVPVPETFSYYGPLNILTYNVGLHNEHHDFPAIPWTRLHAVYDIAKEFYEPLPRHESWVYAIWRFIFDENVGISCRVKRREGGRIVGGAVKWKQSEIEA; translated from the exons ATGGCTCGGTCAGCCGCCACAACGGCCaccaaagaggccaagcctcaggctgctgctgctgctccagctccagccgaTGGCGATAATAATAAGCTGCACGAGTTCTTCTGGACTTACACCGAAGAGCCGCACCGCACACGCCGtctggccatcatcaaggcccATCCCGag GTCCTCAAACTATGCGGCCCTGAGCCTCTGACCAAATATGTCGTTGCCGGCGTCGTCGGGCTCCAGATCGTCCTGGCCTACCTCCTGCGGTCAACGCCCTTCTGGTCCTGGAAGTTCTGGGCCGTCGCCTACGTCTTCGGCGCCACTGCCAACCAGAACTTGTTCCTGGCTATCCACGAAATCTCGCATAACCTCGCCTTCAGGAGCCCGCTGGCCAACCggctcatcgccatctttgccaatctGCCCATTGGCATTCCTTATAGTGCTTCATTCAGG CCATACCACCTTACTCACCACAAGTCCCTTGGCGTGGATGGCCTTGACACCGATCTTCCCACTGCCCTAGAGGCCTTCGTCCTCGACTCCATCTTCGGCAAGGCCTTCTTCTGCACGTTCCAAATCTTCTTCTACGCCATCCGCCCCATGGCCGTCTACCGCATCCCCATGACCTGGATCCACCTCCTCAACGTCGTCACCCAAATCGCCTTTGAtgtcctcctcttccgcttTGCCTCTCCCAACGCTCTCCTCTACCTGCTGCTCTCCTCCTTCCTCGCCGGCAGCCTGCACCCCCTGGCCGGCCACTTCATCGCCGAGCACTACGTCTACGAGACCGTCACCCCTACTCAGCGGAACCCGGACAACAAGGTCCCCGTTCCAGAGACATTTTCCTACTACGGCCCTCTCAACATCCTGACCTACAATGTGGGGCTGCACAACGAGCACCACGACTTCCCGGCCATTCCCTGGACGAGACTTCACGCTGTGTATGACATTGCAAAGGAGTTTTACGAGCCTCTTCCCCGCCACGAGAGCTGGGTGTATGCCATCTGGCGTTTCATCTTCGACGAAAACGTGGGTATTAGCTGCCGTGTCAAGAGAAGGGAGGGCGGCCGTATCGTTGGCGGCGCTGTCAAATGGAAGCAATCGGAAATCGAGGCTTAA
- a CDS encoding short chain dehydrogenase domain-containing protein, with protein sequence MTSNNNFGAETTAEEVAASFRDQIAGKTILITGVSPNGLGAATAQALAKYDPANLIFTARTLSKASAVADTIRAENPNLKTQIHLVHIDLSDLDSARQAAANIQKLTPQIDIIINNAAVMAMPEREMTKYGLEAHLVTNFLGHFVLTTLLSPQLKAAGSKARVVNIVSGGFYVQPFRFSDYNFDGGKDLPEDEQVDVENAEKLGMGWVTVMGTGYVPFLAYSQTSTALMLLSKGLAEGFSGEKINAVSAAPGVVLTELQRHLPGEFRNQKMVYKTASQGAASFLVAALDPSLDDHPGAYIDDCQCKDTPKYAHDEAVARRLWTLAESWATSA encoded by the exons ATGACCTCGAATAACAACTTTGGAGCAGAGACAACTGCTGAAGAAgtggcagcttcttttcgcGACCAAATTGCTGGAAAGACGA TTCTCATCACGGGCGTCAGTCCCAATGGACTCGGTGCTGCTACTGCCCAAGCTCTCGCCAAGTATGACCCAGCGAATCTAATCTTCACTGCTCGGACACTCTCCAAGGCCTCTGCCGTAGCTGACACCATCCGGGCTGAGAATCCAAATCTGAAAACGCAGATCCATCTCGTCCATATTGATTTGTCAGACTTAGACAGCGCTCGccaggctgctgccaacATCCAAAAGTTGACACCACAAATTGACATCATTATCAACAATGCAGCGGTAATGGCCAtgccagagagagagatgacaAAGTATGGGCTCGAAGCACACCTGGTCACCAACTTCCTCGGCCATTTCGTCCTCACGACGCTTCTTTCTCCGCAGTTGAAGGCCGCGGGATCCAAGGCGCGGGTTGTCAACATTGTCAGTGGTGGATTCTACGTCCAGCCGTTCCGTTTCAGTGATTACAACTTTGACGGCGGAAAAGACCTCCCAGAGGACGAGCAGGTCGACGTTGAAAATGCAGAAAAACTCGGCATGGGGTGGGTTACGGTTATGGGCACAGGATACGTTCCATTTTTGGCGTACTCCCAAACCAGTACTGCATTGATGCTCCTCTCTAAGGGACTGGCTGAGGGTTTCTCTGGAGAAAAGATCAACGCCGTTAGTGCGGCTCCTGGAG TTGTCTTGACGGAACTTCAACGACATCTTCCAGGAGAGTTTAGGAACCAGAAAATGGTATACAAGACTGCAAGCCAGGGAGCTGCAAGCTTTCTCGTCGCTGCTCTGGATCCGAGTCTCGACG ACCACCCAGGAGCATACATTGATGATTGTCAATGCAAGGATACACCGAAATATGCTCATGACGAAGCAGTTGCTCGTAGACTCTGGACATTGGCTGAATCATGGGCAACAAGCGCGTGA
- a CDS encoding transmembrane amino acid transporter protein domain-containing protein: MSEKFKTPPEDLEATTSHSSGFSRFASLFGGSSVWVGPRIAPLPAYLKSDLSESEESSEAILNRQLASEDGTSIQYRTCSWQKTAALLFSDVLGLVPGLILTVVVAALVLYTSLVLWEFCLRHPEVRDVCDIGQMLFWGKEWAWWLTAIMFVLNNTFIQALHVLVGAEYLNTMTASDKVGGCRTVEFGVVVTVICLIASLPRTFSMMSKLGTASAIFTFISVLLATIFAGVQNKPAGYTAALGSPIVTAIPVKGTTFVNGMSAFLNISYTFIGQITLPSFIAEMRDPREFPKSLWACTIAEIIVFSIVGGVIYAYTGNQYVTAPAFGSLDDLYKKVSFSFMIPTLIFLGCLYASVTARFVFFRAFRNSVHMNSHTVVGWGSWFGILLVTWIFAFIISQVIPFFSSLLSVMSSLFDSWFGFIFWGVAYLRMRNADKQVGRKRNSITAAFSTAVNIAIIIMGVFFLTVGTYASVQGIIDQFDAGTVHGVFSCKSNGI, translated from the exons ATGTCTGAGAAATTCAAGACACCACCCGAAGATCTCGAGGCGACGACGTCTCACTCGAGTGGCTTCTCGCGGTTTGCCTCGTTATTTGGCGGCTCCAGCGTTTGGGTTGGTCCCCGTATAGCACCGCTGCCCGCCTACCTCAAGAGCGATCTCTCTGAAAGCGAAGAGTCCAGCGAAGCAATCCTCAACCGACAGCTCGCATCGGAAGATGGCACCTCGATCCAATATCGAACTTGCTCATGGCAAAAGACTGCGGCGCTTCTCTTCAGCGA CGTGCTGGGTCTCGTCCCCGGCTTGATCTTGactgttgttgttgcagcCCTTGTGCTCTATACAAGTCTTGTCCTGTGGGAGTTTTGTCTGCGACATCCAGAGGTGCGCGACGTGTGCGACATTGGCCAGATGCTCTTCTGGGGCAAGGAATGGGCGTGGTGGTTGACTGCCATCATGTTTGTCCTGAACAATACATTTATCCAGGCTCTTCATGTTCTGGTTGGCGCAGAGTACCTCAACACCATGACTGCAAGCGACAAGGTTGGCGGCTGCCGTACCGTTGAGTTTGGCGTCGTGGTCACAGTCATTTGCTTGATTGCGTCTCTGCCTCGCACGTTCAGCATGATGTCCAAGCTCGGTACCGCGTCGGCAATCTTTACCTTTATCTCTGTGTTGCTGGCAACCATCTTTGCGGGTGTTCAGAACAAGCCCGCAGGATACACTGCGGCTCTGGGCTCGCCCATTGTCACGGCTATTCCAGTCAAGGGCACGACTTTTGTCAATGGCATGTCGGCCTTCCTCAACATTAGCTACACCTTTATTGGCCAGATTACGCTCCCCAGTTTCATTGCTGAGATGCGCGATCCTCG GGAATTCCCCAAGTCGCTGTGGGCCTGCACGATTGCCGAaatcatcgtcttctccattgTCGGTGGCGTCATCTATGCTTACACTGGCAACCAATATGTCACGGCTCCGGCGTTTGGATCGTTGGATGATCTCTACAAGAAggtttccttctccttcatgaTCCCAactctcatcttcctcggATGCCTGTATGCCTCGGTGACGGCccgcttcgtcttcttccgcGCGTTTCGCAACTCGGTGCACATGAATAGCCACACCGTTGTGGGATGGGGAAGCTGGTTCGGCATCCTGCTCGTCACCTGGATTTTCGCCTTTATCATTTCTCAGGTcattcccttcttttcttcac TCTTGTCCGTCATGTCATCCTTGTTCGACAGTTGGTTCGGCTTCATCTTTTGGGGCGTTGCGTACCTGCGCATGCGAAACGCGGACAAGCAAGTTGGGCGGAAACGCAACAGCATTACTGCAGCGTTCTCCACGGCCGTGaacattgccatcatcatcatgggcgTGTTCTTCCTGACAGTGGGCACATATGCCAGTGTACAGGGCATCATCGATCAATTCGATGCTGGCACAGTCCACGGCGTGTTTTCTTGCAAGAGCAACGGAATATGA